A genomic segment from Brevundimonas mediterranea encodes:
- a CDS encoding VOC family protein — MRYLHTMVRVQDLDASLHFYCDLLGLQEVRRTENEKGRFTLVFLAAPKNLEQSAAECAPEVELTFNWDPETYQGGRNFGHLAYKVDDIYAACQRLMDGGVVINRPPRDGNMAFVRSPDGISIELLQEGEPLAPAEPWASMDNTGTW, encoded by the coding sequence TTGCGTTATCTGCACACCATGGTCCGCGTACAGGACCTCGACGCCTCGTTGCATTTCTATTGCGATCTGTTGGGCCTGCAGGAGGTGCGACGCACCGAGAACGAGAAGGGCCGTTTCACCCTGGTCTTCCTGGCGGCGCCCAAGAATCTGGAACAGTCGGCGGCGGAATGCGCCCCCGAGGTCGAACTGACCTTCAACTGGGATCCGGAAACCTATCAGGGCGGCCGCAACTTCGGCCATCTGGCCTACAAGGTCGATGACATCTACGCCGCCTGCCAAAGGCTGATGGATGGCGGAGTGGTGATCAATCGTCCGCCGCGCGACGGCAATATGGCCTTTGTCCGGTCGCCGGACGGTATTTCGATCGAACTGCTGCAGGAAGGCGAGCCCCTGGCCCCTGCCGAGCCCTGGGCCTCCATGGACAATACCGGAACATGGTGA
- a CDS encoding zinc-finger domain-containing protein encodes MPPRHPDAIIPPPEEVVVSTKRVACDGGGGALGHPLVYMDMGEDDFIECGYCDRRFVLSADPHDESEYLSPAARAPEAH; translated from the coding sequence ATGCCGCCCCGCCATCCCGACGCGATCATCCCTCCGCCCGAAGAAGTCGTGGTTTCGACCAAGCGCGTCGCCTGCGACGGCGGCGGCGGCGCCCTCGGCCATCCGCTGGTCTATATGGACATGGGCGAGGACGACTTCATCGAGTGCGGCTATTGCGACCGCCGCTTCGTCCTGTCGGCCGATCCGCACGACGAGAGCGAATATCTGAGCCCCGCCGCCCGCGCGCCCGAGGCCCATTGA
- a CDS encoding ABC transporter ATP-binding protein produces the protein MTDATTLPDNAIEVRGLKKTYAGSKKSAPKTALRGVDLIIPRGSVFGLLGPNGAGKSTLINILAGVVKKSEGTVTIWGRDIDKEPRDAAAALGVVPQEIVADVFFTPRESLEVQAGFYGVPKNERRSDELLAALGLSDKANAYVRALSGGMKRRLMVAKALVHNPPILILDEPTAGVDVELRRQLWAYVRQINAEGVTIVLTTHYLEEAQELCDTIAIVNRGQVVACEPTPQLLRRLDSRNVVVTPETPQATPPVLDGFQVTPRPGGAFAVTYKKGQSSVEQVINAVRAAGVTIADITTEDPDLEDVFLALTYGDASQVDPTKD, from the coding sequence ATGACCGATGCGACGACCCTGCCCGACAACGCCATCGAGGTGCGCGGGCTGAAGAAGACCTACGCCGGCTCCAAGAAGTCGGCGCCCAAGACGGCCCTGCGCGGGGTCGATCTGATCATTCCCCGCGGTTCGGTGTTCGGACTTCTGGGGCCCAACGGCGCCGGAAAATCGACCCTGATCAACATCCTGGCCGGAGTGGTCAAGAAGTCGGAAGGCACGGTGACCATCTGGGGCCGCGATATCGACAAGGAGCCGCGCGACGCCGCCGCGGCCCTGGGCGTTGTCCCGCAGGAAATCGTCGCCGACGTCTTCTTCACCCCACGCGAGTCGCTGGAGGTCCAGGCCGGCTTCTACGGCGTGCCGAAGAATGAACGCCGCTCGGACGAACTGCTGGCGGCGCTGGGCCTGTCGGACAAGGCCAACGCCTACGTCCGCGCCCTGTCGGGCGGAATGAAGCGCCGCCTGATGGTGGCCAAGGCCCTGGTTCACAATCCGCCTATCCTGATCCTGGACGAGCCGACAGCGGGGGTGGATGTCGAACTGCGCCGCCAGCTGTGGGCCTATGTGCGCCAGATCAACGCCGAGGGTGTGACCATCGTCCTGACCACCCACTATCTGGAAGAGGCGCAGGAGCTCTGCGACACAATCGCCATCGTCAACCGGGGCCAGGTGGTGGCCTGCGAGCCGACGCCGCAACTGCTGCGCCGTCTGGACAGCCGCAATGTGGTCGTCACGCCCGAGACGCCCCAGGCGACGCCCCCGGTTCTGGACGGCTTCCAGGTCACGCCCCGTCCCGGCGGCGCCTTCGCCGTGACCTACAAGAAGGGGCAATCGTCGGTGGAACAGGTCATCAACGCCGTCCGCGCCGCCGGCGTGACCATCGCCGACATCACCACCGAGGACCCGGACCTGGAAGACGTCTTCCTGGCCCTGACCTATGGGGACGCCAGCCAGGTCGATCCGACGAAGGACTAA
- a CDS encoding alpha/beta fold hydrolase, which produces MTLVAAYVERRWKSPDGLDLFARDYAPGPGVARPPIIAIHGLTRNSADFGALAPFLAQSGRRVLAVDVRGRGLSDRASDPMTYRPDVYAKDMLALMDQAAIDRAVFVGTSMGGLITMALTALKPRAVVAAILNDIGPEVAPEGLARIASYSGQPVEIGSWADAAAYAKRINGVAFPHYSDADWDGFARRIFRQQPDGEIELDYDPDISVPIRAAGAKALVPNLWPMFRRLAKTKPTLLVRGGESDLLSPAIAEKMKKAAPAMAYVEVPGVGHAPMLDEAEAKAAIFEFLADVD; this is translated from the coding sequence GTGACCCTCGTCGCCGCCTATGTCGAACGTCGCTGGAAATCCCCGGACGGTCTGGACCTGTTCGCGCGCGATTATGCGCCGGGGCCCGGCGTCGCGCGTCCGCCGATCATCGCCATTCACGGCCTGACCCGTAACAGCGCCGACTTCGGCGCTCTCGCGCCTTTTCTGGCCCAGAGCGGACGGCGCGTCCTGGCCGTCGATGTTCGCGGGCGCGGCCTGTCGGATCGTGCGTCCGACCCGATGACCTACCGGCCCGATGTCTATGCGAAGGATATGCTGGCCCTGATGGATCAGGCGGCGATCGACCGCGCCGTCTTCGTCGGCACCTCGATGGGCGGGCTGATCACCATGGCCCTGACGGCCCTGAAGCCCCGGGCGGTGGTCGCCGCCATATTGAACGACATCGGTCCCGAGGTGGCGCCCGAAGGTCTGGCGCGCATCGCGTCCTACAGCGGCCAGCCCGTCGAGATCGGCTCATGGGCCGATGCGGCGGCCTATGCGAAACGAATCAACGGGGTCGCCTTTCCCCACTATTCCGACGCCGACTGGGACGGGTTCGCGCGGCGCATCTTCCGCCAGCAGCCGGACGGGGAGATCGAACTGGACTATGATCCGGACATCTCGGTTCCGATCCGGGCGGCGGGGGCCAAGGCCCTGGTTCCCAACCTGTGGCCCATGTTCCGGCGTCTGGCGAAGACCAAGCCGACCCTGCTGGTGCGGGGCGGGGAGTCCGACCTTCTCAGCCCCGCCATCGCCGAGAAGATGAAGAAGGCCGCGCCGGCCATGGCCTATGTCGAGGTCCCCGGCGTCGGCCACGCCCCGATGCTGGACGAAGCCGAGGCCAAGGCGGCGATCTTCGAATTCCTGGCGGACGTGGATTAG
- a CDS encoding D-glycero-alpha-D-manno-heptose-1,7-bisphosphate 7-phosphatase translates to MTGLPAVFLDRDGVLIEDSGYPHLPEHLKLIPGATAAVRRLNRLGYLAVIVTNQSGVARGMFDEAQMNGFNALLVKRMAQDGAVIGAVYACPFHPEARDERYRHPDHPDRKPNPGMLLRAMADHDIDPAKSFMIGDQPRDIEAAQRAGVSGFLFQGGDLDVFVRELIGA, encoded by the coding sequence ATGACCGGTCTGCCCGCCGTCTTTCTGGATCGCGACGGAGTCCTGATCGAGGACTCCGGCTATCCCCATCTGCCCGAACATCTGAAACTGATCCCGGGCGCGACGGCGGCGGTGCGGCGGTTGAACCGGCTGGGCTATCTGGCGGTGATCGTCACCAACCAGTCGGGCGTGGCGCGCGGTATGTTCGACGAGGCCCAGATGAACGGGTTCAACGCCCTGCTGGTCAAACGCATGGCCCAGGACGGGGCGGTGATCGGGGCGGTCTACGCCTGCCCCTTCCATCCGGAGGCGCGAGACGAACGCTATCGCCATCCCGACCATCCCGACCGCAAACCCAATCCCGGCATGCTGCTGCGGGCCATGGCCGATCACGACATCGATCCGGCGAAGTCCTTCATGATCGGCGACCAGCCGCGCGACATCGAGGCGGCGCAGCGGGCGGGCGTGTCGGGCTTCCTGTTCCAGGGCGGCGACCTGGACGTCTTCGTGCGTGAACTGATCGGCGCCTGA
- a CDS encoding AGE family epimerase/isomerase, producing MSALAAAKTKVSNWLFHQALPLWADRGVDGQGRFFEQLDFEGRARTGLRRRTRVQARQIYVFCEAAALGWAPGRAVAQAGLDRMIAACRRDDGLWVAATDDAGAVVDETPDLYDLAFVLFALAAAHRVLGDDRARPLALETLGAINRLMAAPHGGWHEALPPSLPRRQNPHMHLLEAMLAWQAAAPHPAFETAARMVLDLCRDRFLIDGAIREYFTEDWRPDPAVGHIVEPGHFEEWAWLLRQAEIAGLDAGPGLDQAAEALHRRAVAQGLKAGFMIREMDADGAPIHAGRRLWAQTEAVRTALTFGDAAAADLIEATFATHLATAVPGLWVDSYEADGTSSDKAAPASSLYHLMTAFSELLRHDA from the coding sequence ATGTCCGCTCTCGCCGCCGCCAAGACCAAGGTCTCCAACTGGTTGTTTCACCAGGCCCTGCCGCTGTGGGCCGACCGTGGTGTGGACGGCCAGGGGCGGTTCTTCGAACAGCTGGATTTCGAAGGTCGGGCGCGGACCGGACTGCGCCGACGCACCCGGGTTCAGGCGCGTCAGATCTATGTCTTCTGCGAAGCCGCCGCCCTGGGATGGGCGCCGGGGCGCGCGGTGGCTCAGGCCGGTCTGGACCGGATGATCGCCGCCTGTCGCCGCGACGACGGCCTGTGGGTCGCGGCGACCGATGACGCAGGCGCGGTCGTGGACGAGACGCCGGACCTTTATGATCTGGCCTTCGTGCTCTTCGCCCTGGCGGCCGCGCATCGGGTGCTGGGCGACGACCGGGCCCGGCCCCTGGCGCTGGAGACCCTGGGGGCGATCAATCGGTTGATGGCGGCCCCGCACGGCGGCTGGCATGAGGCCCTGCCGCCGAGTCTGCCGCGTCGCCAGAACCCGCACATGCACCTGCTGGAGGCCATGCTGGCCTGGCAGGCGGCGGCGCCCCACCCGGCCTTCGAGACGGCTGCGCGCATGGTGCTGGACCTATGCCGCGACCGTTTCCTGATCGACGGCGCGATCCGCGAGTATTTCACCGAGGATTGGCGACCGGATCCGGCCGTCGGGCATATCGTCGAACCCGGCCATTTCGAGGAATGGGCCTGGCTGTTGCGTCAGGCTGAAATCGCCGGTCTCGACGCCGGCCCAGGCCTGGACCAGGCGGCGGAGGCCCTGCATCGCCGCGCCGTCGCCCAGGGGCTCAAGGCCGGCTTCATGATCCGCGAGATGGACGCCGACGGTGCGCCGATCCACGCCGGACGCCGTCTGTGGGCTCAGACGGAGGCTGTCCGCACCGCCCTGACCTTCGGGGACGCCGCCGCCGCAGACCTGATCGAGGCGACCTTCGCCACCCATCTGGCGACGGCCGTTCCCGGCCTGTGGGTCGACAGCTATGAGGCGGACGGGACGTCGTCGGACAAGGCCGCGCCCGCCTCCAGCCTGTATCACCTGATGACCGCCTTTTCCGAACTGCTGAGACACGACGCATGA
- a CDS encoding DegT/DnrJ/EryC1/StrS family aminotransferase codes for MIPFIDLQAQRLRLAGKIEAAVQEAVVGGAWVMGPQVRQFEADLAAFGRAKHALGCANGTDALALPLMAWGIGRGDAVFVPSFTFAATAEVVPWFDAEPVFVDVDADTYNMDPVALERAIEGIKAEGRLTPRVVIAVDLFGQPADYPAIKAICDKHGLKLIADSAQGFGCTIGGEHPLKWADITTTSFFPAKPLGCYGDGGAVLTNDDELAQLIDSVRVHGKAVAVDLKDRTFDHDPKYLNMRIGLNSRLDTIQAAVLIEKLKVFGEEITWRNRIAARYNEGLRPHVAKVPDVPAGNISNWAQYTVEHPDRDGLIAHLKAHDVPTAVYYPIPLHLQPAYAHFPRGAGGLPVTERLKDVVFSLPMHADLDEATQDKVIAAVASYKGQA; via the coding sequence ATGATCCCCTTCATCGACCTTCAGGCCCAGCGCCTGCGTCTCGCCGGCAAGATCGAGGCCGCGGTTCAGGAGGCCGTCGTCGGCGGCGCCTGGGTCATGGGTCCGCAGGTCCGTCAGTTCGAAGCCGACCTCGCCGCCTTCGGCCGGGCCAAGCACGCCCTGGGCTGCGCCAACGGCACCGACGCCCTGGCCCTGCCGCTGATGGCCTGGGGAATCGGACGCGGCGACGCGGTCTTCGTGCCCAGCTTCACCTTCGCCGCCACCGCCGAGGTCGTGCCCTGGTTCGACGCCGAGCCGGTCTTCGTCGATGTGGACGCCGACACCTACAATATGGACCCGGTCGCGCTGGAGCGCGCCATCGAGGGGATCAAGGCCGAGGGCCGTCTGACCCCGCGCGTGGTCATCGCCGTGGACCTGTTCGGCCAGCCCGCCGACTACCCGGCCATCAAGGCGATCTGCGACAAGCACGGGCTGAAGCTGATCGCGGATTCGGCCCAGGGTTTCGGCTGCACCATCGGCGGGGAGCATCCGCTGAAATGGGCCGACATCACCACCACCAGCTTCTTCCCGGCCAAGCCCCTGGGCTGCTACGGCGACGGCGGGGCGGTGCTGACCAATGACGACGAACTGGCCCAGCTGATCGATTCCGTCCGCGTCCACGGCAAGGCGGTGGCGGTGGACCTGAAGGACCGCACCTTCGACCACGATCCCAAATATCTGAACATGCGCATCGGCCTGAACAGCCGCCTGGACACGATCCAGGCCGCCGTCCTGATCGAAAAGCTGAAGGTGTTCGGTGAAGAGATCACGTGGCGCAACCGGATCGCCGCCCGCTACAATGAGGGTCTGCGCCCACACGTCGCCAAGGTTCCCGACGTTCCGGCGGGCAATATCTCCAACTGGGCGCAATATACGGTCGAACACCCCGACCGCGACGGCCTGATCGCCCATCTGAAGGCCCATGACGTGCCGACCGCCGTCTATTATCCGATCCCGCTGCACCTGCAGCCGGCCTATGCGCATTTCCCGCGAGGGGCCGGCGGCCTGCCGGTGACCGAACGTCTGAAGGACGTGGTCTTCAGCCTGCCGATGCACGCCGATCTGGACGAGGCGACCCAGGACAAGGTCATCGCCGCCGTCGCCAGCTACAAGGGCCAAGCCTGA
- a CDS encoding Gfo/Idh/MocA family protein yields the protein MPTTPVLKFGVAGVGVMGRNHARVASEMREFDLTTVFDPDAVVADGVAAAYEAAPVTTAQAFIDAGLDAAVVATPNRFHAEIGVALLEKGVHVLVEKPIAATVADAQRMIDAAKANDRVLMVGQVERFNPAVDTVKRAVADDEIISIQITRVGPFPPRMGEVGVVIDLAVHDIDIIRHLTGSEIVEVQPQLARTRAEREDTALLQFRLDNGVIAHITTNWVTPYKTRTLQVATKTKFIVADLITRQVTEYFGQQPDGSYSTRMLNSWPAEPLRKELEAFARAIHTGETPAVTGEDGLRNLEVALRCLGEA from the coding sequence ATGCCGACCACCCCCGTCCTCAAGTTCGGCGTCGCCGGCGTCGGCGTCATGGGCCGCAACCATGCGCGCGTCGCCTCCGAGATGCGCGAGTTCGACCTGACCACGGTCTTCGACCCAGATGCGGTCGTCGCCGATGGGGTCGCCGCCGCCTATGAGGCGGCGCCGGTCACGACCGCCCAGGCCTTTATCGACGCGGGCCTGGACGCAGCCGTCGTGGCCACGCCCAACCGATTCCATGCCGAAATCGGCGTCGCCCTGCTGGAAAAGGGCGTCCACGTCCTGGTCGAGAAGCCGATCGCCGCCACCGTGGCCGACGCCCAGCGGATGATAGACGCCGCCAAGGCCAACGACCGCGTCCTGATGGTGGGCCAGGTCGAACGCTTCAACCCGGCCGTGGACACGGTCAAGCGCGCCGTCGCCGACGACGAGATCATCTCCATCCAGATCACCCGCGTCGGCCCCTTCCCGCCGCGCATGGGCGAGGTCGGCGTGGTCATCGATCTGGCGGTGCATGACATCGACATCATCCGCCACCTGACCGGATCCGAGATCGTCGAGGTCCAGCCGCAGCTGGCCCGCACCCGCGCCGAGCGCGAGGACACGGCCCTGCTGCAGTTCCGGCTGGACAACGGCGTGATCGCCCACATCACGACCAACTGGGTCACGCCCTACAAGACCCGCACCCTGCAGGTCGCCACCAAGACCAAATTCATCGTCGCCGACCTGATCACCCGCCAGGTGACGGAGTATTTTGGGCAGCAGCCCGACGGCTCCTATTCGACCCGGATGCTGAACAGCTGGCCGGCCGAACCGCTGAGGAAGGAGCTGGAGGCCTTCGCCCGCGCCATCCACACCGGCGAGACCCCGGCGGTGACGGGGGAAGACGGCCTGCGTAATCTGGAAGTCGCCCTGCGCTGCCTGGGCGAGGCGTAA
- a CDS encoding DUF2459 domain-containing protein codes for MRWALPLAVLIGVVAALLTWTRPGASIPSITDAPVTVYLLDNGFHTDLAVPRAALERRGGPLGQAVADLAPGDWILIGWGDAAFYVDQSPISDRLPDGARAFFRPGNPSVVMLDPESLDPRDRHAADRRAALRLPPGAFDRMAGRIESSLDLADGGPRVATARAGDDARFFVSRESFSILHLCNHWTAGALNAGGVAIRPARSAFSGEVMRSVRAAELDRAAPHA; via the coding sequence ATGCGATGGGCCCTGCCCCTGGCGGTTCTGATCGGCGTGGTCGCCGCCCTGCTGACCTGGACCCGGCCGGGCGCGTCCATCCCGTCGATCACCGACGCGCCGGTCACGGTCTATCTGCTCGACAACGGCTTCCACACCGATCTGGCCGTGCCCCGCGCGGCGCTGGAACGACGCGGCGGGCCGCTTGGACAGGCCGTCGCGGACCTGGCGCCCGGCGACTGGATTCTGATCGGCTGGGGCGACGCCGCCTTCTATGTCGATCAAAGTCCGATCTCGGACCGATTGCCTGACGGCGCGCGCGCCTTCTTCCGGCCCGGCAATCCCTCCGTCGTCATGCTGGACCCGGAGAGTCTGGACCCCCGCGACCGCCACGCCGCCGATCGACGCGCGGCCCTGCGCCTCCCGCCCGGCGCCTTCGATCGAATGGCGGGACGGATCGAGTCCTCGCTCGACCTCGCAGACGGGGGGCCGCGTGTCGCGACCGCTCGCGCCGGCGACGACGCCCGCTTCTTCGTCAGCCGGGAGAGCTTTTCGATCCTGCACCTGTGCAACCACTGGACGGCCGGTGCGCTGAACGCCGGCGGGGTGGCGATCCGCCCGGCGCGCTCGGCGTTTTCGGGCGAGGTGATGCGGTCCGTCAGAGCGGCGGAACTGGACAGGGCGGCTCCACACGCCTAG
- the rbfA gene encoding 30S ribosome-binding factor RbfA, producing MAHKQHTRNSSGPAGPSQRQLRAGELIRHALVDILREEDIHDEALADVSVTVTEVRLSPDLKHATCFVEPLGAGVEAAATTGHESEIIKALNVHAKFLRGQLGRRLDMKFTPDLRFRHDESFDAASHLDRLFEDPRVRADLERRDEEEGDS from the coding sequence ATGGCCCACAAACAGCATACCCGCAATTCCTCCGGCCCGGCCGGTCCGAGCCAACGCCAGCTGCGCGCCGGCGAACTGATCCGTCACGCCCTGGTCGACATCCTGCGTGAGGAGGACATCCACGACGAGGCCCTGGCCGACGTGTCCGTCACCGTGACCGAGGTCCGCCTGTCGCCGGACCTGAAACACGCCACCTGTTTCGTCGAACCCCTGGGCGCCGGCGTCGAGGCCGCCGCGACCACGGGCCACGAGAGCGAGATCATCAAGGCGCTGAACGTCCACGCCAAATTCCTGCGCGGCCAGTTGGGCCGGCGTCTGGACATGAAGTTCACGCCGGACCTGCGCTTCCGCCACGACGAAAGCTTCGACGCCGCCAGCCATCTCGACCGTCTGTTCGAAGACCCCCGCGTCCGCGCCGACCTGGAACGCCGCGACGAGGAAGAGGGCGACTCCTGA
- the truB gene encoding tRNA pseudouridine(55) synthase TruB, which produces MARKKKGDVVDGWVCLDKPFEMGSTEAVSRIRRLFNAQKAGHAGTLDPLASGILPIALGEATKTVPMMMEAQKVYRFTINWGVSTDSVDREGEIIGRSDVRPSVEAVKAALPAFVGEIDQTPPRFSAIKVDGARAYDLARDGVEFELQSRRVTIHSAEVTDAPDADHVELTIRTGKGVYVRSLARDLALALGAEGHVSALRRERVGPFSTENAVTLDSLEEMVHRGAASEGLLPVATALDGIPELAVTDQDAFSLRQGRPIVLLPRQVETLKDRLSGGSRTVSAFQGQTLVALCQLRAGRLEPDRVFNL; this is translated from the coding sequence ATGGCCCGTAAGAAGAAGGGCGACGTCGTCGACGGCTGGGTGTGCCTGGACAAGCCGTTCGAGATGGGATCGACCGAGGCGGTCAGCCGCATCCGCCGCCTGTTCAACGCCCAGAAGGCCGGTCACGCCGGGACGCTGGATCCGCTGGCCAGCGGCATCCTGCCCATAGCGCTTGGCGAGGCGACCAAGACCGTGCCGATGATGATGGAGGCGCAGAAGGTCTATCGTTTCACCATCAACTGGGGCGTATCGACCGACAGCGTGGACCGCGAAGGCGAGATCATCGGCCGGTCCGACGTCCGCCCCTCGGTCGAGGCGGTGAAGGCCGCCCTGCCCGCCTTCGTCGGCGAGATCGACCAGACCCCGCCCCGTTTCTCAGCCATCAAGGTGGACGGCGCCCGCGCCTATGACCTGGCCCGCGACGGTGTCGAGTTCGAGCTTCAGTCCCGCCGCGTCACCATCCATTCGGCCGAGGTCACCGACGCCCCGGACGCCGACCATGTCGAACTGACCATCCGCACCGGCAAGGGCGTTTACGTGCGCTCGCTGGCGCGCGACCTGGCGCTCGCCCTGGGCGCCGAGGGTCACGTAAGCGCCCTGCGCCGCGAGCGGGTCGGCCCGTTCAGCACGGAAAACGCCGTCACTCTGGATTCTCTGGAAGAAATGGTGCATAGGGGCGCCGCCTCGGAAGGCTTGCTTCCCGTTGCGACCGCCCTGGACGGCATCCCGGAGCTGGCCGTGACGGATCAGGACGCCTTCTCGCTTCGGCAGGGACGCCCGATCGTTCTGCTCCCCCGTCAGGTGGAAACCCTCAAGGATCGCCTTTCCGGCGGTTCGCGAACGGTTTCAGCCTTTCAGGGCCAGACCCTCGTCGCACTCTGCCAGTTGCGGGCCGGCCGGTTAGAACCCGACCGCGTTTTCAACCTCTAG
- the rpsO gene encoding 30S ribosomal protein S15: MSVTAERKHEIIADNARTAGDTGSAEVQVAILSERISNLTEHFKTHKKDNHSRRGLLKMVSQRRRLLDHLNKVDAGRYQALIAKLGLRR; this comes from the coding sequence ATGTCGGTTACTGCTGAACGCAAGCACGAGATCATCGCCGATAACGCCCGCACCGCTGGCGACACCGGCTCGGCCGAGGTTCAGGTCGCGATCCTGTCGGAACGCATCTCCAACCTGACCGAACACTTCAAGACCCACAAGAAGGACAACCACTCGCGTCGTGGCCTTCTGAAGATGGTGTCGCAACGTCGCCGCCTGCTCGACCACCTGAACAAGGTCGACGCCGGTCGCTACCAGGCGCTCATCGCCAAGCTGGGCCTGCGCCGCTAA